ACCCGATTACGCTCACCCCCACCGAGGGCCGCGTCGTGGTCACCGCGGGCGGCAAGACCATCGCCGACAGCCGGGAGGCCATCACCTTGAAAGAGGCCGAGTATCCGGCCGTGCAGTACATCCCGCGCAAGGATGTGGACATGTCGCTGCTCACGCCCACCGACAACTACAGCTACTGCGTCTTCAAGGGCGACTGCAGCTACTACTCGATCCCCGCGGGCGGCGAAAAGTCCGTCAACGCCGTGTGGTCCTACGAAGCCGCCCATGGCGCCGTGACCGAGATCACCGGTCACGTCGCCTTCTATCCCAGCCGCGTGGACGCGATTACGATCGGCTGATGACACGTCCCATCAAGGGCGCCTGCCGGTGCGGCCGAACCACCTTCGCGGTGACGGGCGCACCGCTCATCCGGGCCGCCTGCCACTGCACCGGCCGCCAGCAGATAACGGGCTCGGGGGCTTGATGCCTCCGACACAAACCCTGCGCCGTAGGCGATTCACTGACGGCGGCGAGGCCGAAGGCTCTGGGTTAGCGAAGGCGCCTTCGTGACCTTTCTGTCCTTCGTGTCGAACAAGACGCCAACCGATCTCAAGCCGACCTTGATGGCGGCGCTTAGCAATCGAATGTGCCTCAATGCGCCTCTTGCACTTCAGCGATGACGGGACGATCGAGCGGTTCGAACCACAGCCGGTGAAAACGCCGTCGGAGCGGGGACCGGGTCGGGAATGGCTGAACGGACCGCTGGTCTGGGGGATCGCCGAAGACTATGCGGCCATGTACCTGTTCCCGCGCGAGTGCCCACGCATCCTCATCTGGGCGACGGCGCAGACGACGGAGGAAGATCGACACGGCCTCTGGGGCCGGTCCGAGGCGCGCATCATCGCCCACATCGAATGGGAGTGGTTCGAGGCCCTGACCACAGGCCGGCTCTGGCGCTACACCCTGCCCGTCGAGACCTTCGAAGACCTGTCAGACGCAGGCATGTGGGTCTCGCGCACGGCGGTGGAGCCACGCAGCGTCCACCTGCTGAAGGATCTGCCAGGCGCGCTCGCCGACGCGGGCGTGGAACTGCGGGTGCTGCCTAGCCTGGCGCCGCTAAAGGACCTCTGGGACACCAGCGTCCACGCCAGCGGCATACGCCTGCGCAATGCGCGCAGTTGGGTGGCCTAAACCTCCTAGCTCAAAGGGTGCTCGGCATAGAGCGCCCGTTCGCGCGCGATCAGGATATCGGCGAGAAACCAGTATGCCTCGCCCCAGGCCTCAAGCACCTTATCGCTAGCCGCCTCTCCCAGGACGTCGCGAATGGCGGGCAGCAGCGCTTCCGCGACCTTCGGATAATGCTCAGGCTTCACATACGTCTGAACATGGCGGGCAGCCATGCGCTCGACCGCGCCGGCGAGGGCGGGGAGGTTATCGACATTCTGGGCATAGGCGACGATCGCCGCCGCCAGGCGCTTGGGCTGTTCCCCGGACGTCTGGGCGGCCTCGTCGAAAAGGGCTTTGATTTCTGGGTCGACGAAGAGGCGTTCGTACATCCGGGTGGTGATCGCAACACCGTGCTGCACCAGCACCGGAGCCGTCGCCTTCACGATCTGAATGGATTCGGCGGAAAGCTCATTGGCCATTTGGACATCCTTCTCATCAGCCGGGCGCGGGAGAGAACATCGCCGCAGCGATGACAATCATGGGGCGGATCGAGGCTTCCGTCCGCTGAAATCATGATGCGGGCGCGAAACGCCCGCGGTTTCACAGGTCATAGGCGCGATCAGCCGAGCTGCGTCAGCCTCATCGATAGGCGCAATCGGACGAATCGGGCCTATCACCCCGCAAGCTTGGCGAAGGCCTCCGGGCGCGGGCGTTTAGGCCTTATCGAAGCTCGTATTGTCAGCGCGCGCTTCCAGCGCCTCCATGTTGGCGGTGACGCGGGCGGCCTTGTCCTTGATGCGCTGGGCCGCGCCAATGCCGAGCGGCAGGCGCAGGGGGGCGTTGTCATCATAGACCTGCTCGATGATCAGCTTGGCCGCCTTGACCGGATCGCCCGGCTCATTGCCGACCGCGCCGTCCATCCGCCGCCGAACCGCGCCCGAGGCGTGGTCGTATTCCGGCATGATGTTCTTGGGGTACCAGAGCGAACCGATGATCGCGGTGCGGAAGAGGCCGGGCTCGATGATCAGGGTGCGCACGCCGAAGGGGGCGAGCTCGCCCTGCATGCCTTCGTGGATCATCTCAACGGCCGACTTAGTCGCCGAATAGTGCGCCATGCCGGGCGACGCGATCTGGCCGCCGACCGAGGAGACAACGCCCAGCACGCCGGAGCCCCGCGCCCGCATCTGGGGCGTGAAGGCGCGGACCATGTTCAGCACGCCGAACAGGTTGGTCTCGTAGAGCGGCCGATACTCTTCCGGCTCCAGTTCCTCGATGGCGCCGACCACGGAGAATCCGGCGTTGTTGATCAGGACGTCGATCCCGCCGAAGGCCTCGTCGCCGGCGGCGACTGCGGCCGCGACGTCGTCAGGATTGGTGACATCGAGCTTAATGGCCCGCGCCGTGTCGGGATACTGGGCGGCGAGGTCAGCCAGGACCTCCGGCTTGCGGGCGGTCAGCAGGACCTGGTCGCCGCGGGCCAGCGCCGCCTCGGCCAGGAAGCGGCCGAAGCCGGTGGAGCAGCCGGTGATCAGCCAACGGCGGTGTTCGGTGTCGGACATGGACGTTTCCATCAGGCAGGAGGCGTCGGCCGCGGGGCGCGGGCGTCGTTAACAAGGTTCGGAGGGTGCGGCGGACCCGGGAGCCCGCCGCTACGCGCACTTAGGCGTTGGCGGGCGCAGGCTTGGCCGCAGCCGCCGCTGCACGGCCGGCGCCGACCACATTTCCGCTGTCGTCGCCCTCGCGCGGCGCCAGGGTGTCGAGCTCGGCCTTTTCTTCCGGCGAGAGAACCCAGCCGGCGGCCTTGACGTTCATGGCCACCTGCTCGGGGTTGCTGACGCCGGTGATGACCGAACCGACCTGCGGATTGGCGAGCAGCCAGGCTACCGCGAGCTCGGCCGTCGTGCGTTGCCGATCCGCCGCAAAGGGCTTCAGCTTATCGACGATGGCGAAGTTGCGGTCGTTGGTGTTGTTGGCGACCACGCCGGAGCCCTCGGCCCCGCGGGTGCCGGCCGGAGCGGCCTCGCCCTTGGTGTACTTGCCCGTGAGGAAGCCGCCGCCCAGAGGAAAGTATGGGATGATGCTGAGGCCGAATTCCTTAGTGAATGGCACGAGCTCGGCTTCGATCTGCCGGCGCAGCATGTTGTAGTGATCCTGCGCCGTGATGTAGCTCTTCACGCCCATGGCGCGAGCCGTGTACCAACTCTTCGCCAAATGCCAGGCGGAGTGGTTGGACGATCCGATCTCACGCACCTTGCCGGCCTTCACCAGACGATCGAGCGCGGCCAGGATTTCATGTTCCGGTGTCTTCAAGCTGGGCTGGTGGAGCTGGTAGAGGTCAATATGATCGACACCCAGCTTCTTCAGGCTCTCATCGCAGCGGTCGGTGATGTACTGGCCGACATTGGCGTCACCCAGGTTGCGCAGGTTGAACTTGGTTGCGATCACCCACTTATCACGGCGATCGGCGAGCGCCTTGCCGACGAAGATCTCCGATTGGCCGCCGCCATAGCCGTTGGCGGTGTCGACGAAATTGACGCCCAGGTCGTGGGCGGCGTGGATGGTGCGGATGCTGGCCGCCTCGTCCAGGCGCGGCGGGCCGAAGGTGTTGCCGCCTAGCGCAACGACCGAAACGCGCAAATCGCTATTGCCCAGATTGCGATATTCCATAGTCCGCCTCCCCAAAATTTCACCGGCGCCGGCCTAGGCTGGCGCAAGTCATTGTCGGCCGCCCTCGGCGGTCTGTTGCCGGCAGTTTGAGCCTGCGCGCGCGCATGGACAAGTCCTTGCCCCGGCAATTGTCCAAAGGCTTCTAGACGGTCTCCGGAGCGGCCGGAAATCGCATGTTGGGATGGCGAGGTATTCGCGCGAGTTATATGTGCGCGACCCCCAGGCCGAAGGACCCCATGGCGAGCATCCAAATCGCCATGGCGAGCATCATCAGGTTCTCGGTGAGGGACAGGAAGCCCAGGGGCACGTTGCTGTCCCCGCCGACGCAGGCGCACTTGAGTTCGCGCTTGTCGACATAGACCGCCTTGATCACCGAGACAGCGCCGATCCCGCCGATGAAGATAGCGATGGGCGCCGACAGCCAGGTGAGGACGCCAGCGGTCATCAGCATCCCCGCGCCCAGTTCGGCGAAGGGATAGATGCGGCCGTAGGGGATCCAGCGCTTGGCCAGCAGGTCGTAGTTCAGGAACATTGTCGAGAAGCTGTCGATGTCGCGCAGCTTCAGCATCGCAAGCGCCATCATCGACAGGCTGATGAACCACTCGCCCGTGCGCACCGTCAGGAGCTGGCCGAAGACGCCGTAGCTGAGGGCGAGCGCCATCAGCGCGGTGACGACGAAGACCACCAGGACCGGGGTATAGGTCTTGGCCTTGGGGTCGTGGACCTTGAGGCCAAGGAAGCGGCGCAGGTCGTCGTGGCCGCCAATGCGCTGGCCGTCGATCCAGATCTGCGGCGTGGTCTTGACCCCGTGCTCGGCCTTGAAGGCCTCGGTCTCGTCGCGGTTGTGGAGGTGGTGATCGTCGATCTGGAAGCCGCGGCGCTTCAGCAGGTCGCGGGCGCGCAGGCCCCAAGGGCACGTGTGGGTGTCGTACACCATCCGGTAGAGCTCGGCGTGGCGAATGGGCTTGGTCATTTGGCGCCTCCTTCAAGGCTTGTCTGTCTGTCTCGCCCGTCTATGTAAGGTCCGTACCATGGTACGGGGTCAAGAGGCGGCTATGACGACCATCGCAGGATTGGCCCGCGCCGGCGGGGTCGGCGTCGAGACGGTGCGGTATTATCAGCGGCGCGGCCTGCTGCCGACGCCCGAGCGGCCGGCCGGCGGATCGCGCGACGGCGGCGCGCGGCGCTATGATGGCGAGGCCGTGCGGCGCCTGCGGTTCATCCGCTCAGCCCAGGCGGCCGGGTTCACCCTGGAGCAGATCGCCGAACTGCTGGCGCTGGACGCCGGCTCTGATCACGCCCGCGCCCAGGCCCTGGCGCGCGAGCGGATCGCTGCGCTGGACGCGCGTATTGCCGAGCTGGAGACGGCGCGCAGCTCGCTGCGGCGCCTGGCCGACGCCTGCAGCGCCGGCGACCATGGCCCCTGCCCGATCCTGGCGTCGTTCGAGGCTCAGGGCGCGATCTGATCCTCGCGGCACTGGGCCGGCGCCTTGTCAGGCCGCCAGCGGACCAGGCGTGTTCCGTGGCGGAAGCGGCCCGCCGTGACCTGGTCGAACAAGACCTCGACAACCAGCTCCGGCTTGAGCGCCGTCCATTGGGCGGAGCGTTCATCTCTCCAGCGGCTGGGCCCGCCGGGCATATCGCCGGTGAAGCCCGGACCGCCAGTGACGGCCTCCAGTTGGCGAGTGAGATCGGGCCGCTCGGCGTCGCTGATCATCGAGGTGAAGCCGACGTGGTTCAGGCGTCCCTCGGCGTCGTAGAGACCAAGCAGCAGCGAGCCTACGAGCTGTTGATCCTTGAGATAACGGAAGCCGCCGACGACGCAGTCGGCTGTTCTCAGGCGCTTGATTTTCAGCATGGCGCGCTCGCCTGGCGCGTAGACGCCGTCGCAGCGCTTGGCGACCACGCCATCGGTCTCGGCGCCCGATCCCTCCAGCCAGCGTCGGGCCTGGACGATGTCCGCCGCGCTCGGCGACAGGCGCAGATGCTCGGGAAGGTCGAGCGCGTCCACAAGGTCTTCGAGCGCAGCACGCCGGCTCTGCAGCGGCGCCGCGAGCAAGGGCGCCCCTCTCGGCCCCAGCAGGCAGTCGAAAAGGATGAGATCGGCCGGCGTCTCTATGGAGAGCTTATCGATGCGGCTTTGGGCCGGATGCAGCCGCATCTGCAGGGCGTCGAAGGCGAGGCGTCCCTCCACCGGGATGACCAATTCGCCGTCGAGGACGAAGCGCTGCGGCGCGGTCTGGGCCAACCGCGCGGCGACCTCCGGAAAGAAGCGGGTCAGCGACTTGCCAGACTTGGCCTTGAGTTCAACCTCGCCGCCGGCGCGGTAGGCCAGGCAGCGGAAGCCGTCCCACTTGGGCTCGAACCACCAGCCCGGATCGGCCGGCAGCGCGGCGATGCGCTTGGCCTCCATGGGGGCCAGGTCGAGCGGGACGGGCAGGTCGGCGAGGCTGGGCATGACGATGCCCAACCCTCCGGGCGCCGCTGGCGTTCCGCCCTCGTTGACCCGCGATCACGGCCTATCTGACAGAGCGGTGCAGCGAGCGGACGAAGCCTGCGCCGCCATCCCTCGAGAAACTATGACGCGGGCGCGGCCATGATGACGATGTCGGGCTTCGGCGCGCCGGCGATCTCCACGACGTGGCGGCCGGCTTTCAGCGGGAAATCAACCATCTTGCGGACCGTGCCGCAGGGCGGGCCGTGGGCATGGGCGGCGGCCTCGATCAGCAGGCCGTTCTCGACCACATCGACCCACGCAGGCTCGCTGAGCGAAAGCCGGTAGGTTCCGGCGACGGGGACGTTCAGTTCGAAGAGCCCGGCGTAGGTCTCGCCGGCCGGGGTCTTCTGCGGCGCGACCGGGAAGACCACCTCGGCGCCGCTGGTCAGCCGCGCCTTGGCCGACTGGCCGAGGCCCAGCATGGCCGCGCTGGCCCCGCCGTCCTCGGTGGCGGCGGTGAGTTCGACCCGGCGACTCCAGCCGGCCGGCGCGGCGACATCCACAGCTGCGCAGGCCGGCGCCCCATGCGCGGCATGATCTTGCGCGCGATGCTCCTGAGCCAGGGCGGGGCCGACGAGCGCGAGGGCCGCAATCACAGGCAGACAGAGGCGCAGCATGGGAAAATCCTTCATGACGTCTGCTCAACGGGTTCGGTAAGGAAGTGACGGCCCTGGCGGTCGTCGATCTCGACCACCCAAAGGTCAGGGTCGCGGCTAACGGCTCGGGCGATATAGTCGTCGAGCTCACGTTCCTGGTCCGACGCGTGGGGCTGCATCCAGAACCGCTCGCCGTCCATGCGGGTCGCCTCCGCATAGAGGGTGGCGGTGCCCCGCGGCCGGTTCAGCACCTTGACCAGCACCGAGCCGGCGTTGGCGTCTCCCTTGCGCTCCACCATCGCGAACGCGCCGGAAACTTCGGCGCGACGGATGAGGGCGCCGACCCAGATGTCGGTGGAGAGCAACATGGCGCGAACCTACGCGCCCAGCGCCCGGCGCGTAACCCCTGGACCGGAGATGGCCCCTCCCCTAAGTGCGCCTGCATGAGCACGATCAACGAGGCCCTGGACGAGGTTGCGTCCGAATTCGACCTCCTCGGGGACTGGGAGGCGCAGTACGGCTATGTGATCGACCTTGGCCGGACGCTGGCGCCGCTGAGCGACGCCGAGCGGATCGACGCCAACAAGGTGCGTGGCTGCGCGAGCCAGGTGTGGCTGGTCACTGAGCCCCAAGCCGACGGGACCGTCGTGTTTCGTGGCGATTCCGACGCTCACATCGTCCGCGGGCTGGTGGCCGTGGTGCTGCGGCTACTGTCGGGGCGGACACCGGCGGAGATCCTGGCCTTCGACATCAAGGCCGCCTTCGAGCGCTTAGGCTTCTCGCAATCGCTGTCGTCGCAGCGGACCAACGGTCTGGCCTCGATGGTCGCCCGCATCCGTCGCGACGCGGAGGCCCTGGCCTAGACGCCAAAAGGCAGCGGGTCGCCCCGCCGCCTTCAGCCGACCGAATCGGTCTTATTTGCGAGCTTTGCGCGGCGCCTGACGGCCGCCTTGGCCGAGACCCATCTGTTTGGCCAGGTCTGAGCGGGCCTTGGCGTAGTTCGGGGCGACCATCGGATAGTCCTTCGGCAGGCCCCACTTGGCCCGATATTCCTCGGGGCTCATGTTGTACTTGGTGCGCAGGTGGCGCTTCAGCGACTTGAACTTTCGGCCGTCCTCCAGGCAGACCAAATGGTCGGCGGTGATGGAGCGACGCACCGGCACCGCCGGTTCCTTAGGCGCGACTTCTGCGGTTTCGACACCGGCGGAGACACTCGCCAGGGCGCGATGCACGCTTTGGATCAGGTTGGGCAGGTCCGCAGCCGCGACGGTATTGTTGCCAACATATGCGGAGACAATATCCGCCGTCATCTCGATGACGTCTGACTTATCATCCATGCGCTCAATTCCACCAAATGCCCGCGACGCACGCGGAGAAAGAAATCTAGACTGTTACAGGCTCATTATATGGAAGACCCTGGCCACACAAGCAGCCATCGCCTGCAGCAAATTGTTCGCAACAAGCAAGAAGAGAAAGCAAAGTCCGCAGCGGGCGGAGCTCAAAACCAGCGCAAGCCGAACTGCAAACTTGCCGTGGCCGGCGCCTTGCAGATCACCAGTCGGCGACAGCTTCCTCGGCCGAGGCGGCCTTAGCGCCGGCGAACACGGTGTCGCTGGCGATGATCGTCACCGGCGCGGCCGGGTCGTCGATTAGATTGAGCGTCTCACGGATATACTTGGCGTGGGTGACGATGCCGATCTCCAGGCGCTCGCTGTTCAGCTCGACCTGCTGGGTCAGAAGGCCGGCGATGAACTCCGACGCCGCGCCGCTAGCGCCGTTACGGCGGCGTGCGGTGTCGTTCATATAGACCGGGCCGCCAGAGTTGCCCGGGAAGACCGAGAAATCGAGCAGGAAGGTCGGGAAGGCCTTGGCCGGCGCCACCGGAAAGGAGGCGACGCGGCCGGCGCGCAGGATCGGGAAGCCCGCCTGGTTGGCGGCCAGGCCGCGCGGGAAGCCCAGCGCCATCATCTCGTCGCCGGCGGCGACATGGTGGCTGGTGAAGGTGTCGTCGCCCGCCAAGTAGTCCTTCGGGATCGCCGCCTTGGCGAATTCCGGCGGCGCCTGGACGCTGAGGGCGGCGACGTCGCGTTGCGGGTGGCGGGTCCACAGCTGATGGCCGCGGGCGTCGCGGATCGTCAATGAGGTGGGGGTGTAGCTCCAGGTGCCGTCGGGGTTTTCGACGCGGTAACCGATGCGGGCCACCTGTCCCGGCATCTTGTCGAGGACGTGGCTGGCGGTGACCAGCACGGTGCGCGGCGTACCGTCCGGCGCGGGGTCAGAAATCAGGAATCCCGTACCCACAGTACGCGTCCCGTCGCCGAGCGGCTGCTCCAGCTGGACGGTCACGTGAATCAGTTCGACGGAAAGGTCGAAGACCATGTCACGCCCCCAAACCCGAACTCAAAAACGAAAAACCACAACACCCTTCGCGTCTTAAGCGCGATCTCGATGTCCTTTCTCAAACCAGAGTCAGGCCGCGGCGCCAAGTGGCGGGGTGTTCACAATCGTGCGCCCATTCGACGCTTGACCATAAATGCGGCGACGCTTGAGCCCGCGTCGGGGGCGGGCCATGACTTGGGAATGAGCATTCCCCTCGCCCCCGTGGCCCCGAAGCGCCCGCAGACGATCCACCAGCTGGGTCGCACACGAGTGGATGACTACGCCTGGCTGAAGGATGCCGCGTGGCGCGACGTGCTGCGCGATCCCTCGAAGCTGGACCTGGCCATCCGCGCCCACCTCGAGGCTGAGAACGCCTACACGCAGGCCCTGCTGGCGCAGACCGAGACCCTGCAGGCGCAGCTGTTCGCCGAGATGAAGGGCCGGATCAAGGAAGATGACTCCTCCGTCCCCGCGTCGGACGGACCCTTCGAATACTACGCCCGCTTCGAGACTGGCGCTCAACACCCGATCCATGCGCGTCGCCCGCGCGGCGGCGGGCCAGAGCAGATCCTGCTGGATGAAGAGGCCCTGGCGTCAGGCAAGGCCTTCTTCCAGGTGGGCGCGGCGGGACATTCGCCGGACCACCGCCTCTACGCGTGGGCGAGCGACGAACAGGGCTCGGAGTATTTCACGATCCAGGTGAAGCGGCTGAACGACGGCGCGTCCGTCGGCGGCGCGGTGGAGAGCTCGGCCGGGGACTTCGCCTTTTCCGCGGACAGCGCCTGGCTGTTCTGGATCTGGCGCGATGAGAACGCGCGGCCCGCCAAAGTCTTCCGCCGGCCGCTGGGGGCCGATACGCCCGGCTTCGGCGAAGACGTGCTGGTCTATGAAGAGGCCGACGACGGCATGTTCCTGGGCGTCGGCCGCACCGCCGACGACCAGTGGATGCTGATCCATGTCGGTAATCAGGAGACCACTGAGGTGCTGGTTATTCCGCAGGCGACGCCGGATGCGGCGCCGGTGGTCGCCGCGCCGCGCCAGAAGGGGGTGAAGTACGATCTGGACCATTGGACCGATCGCTGGGTCATACGGACCAACGCGGGCGACGCCGTCGACTTCAAGCTGATGACCTCGCAGGCGGACATTCCCGTCCAGGCGACCTGGCGCGAATGGATCGCCCACCAGCCTGGCCGATACATCACCGGCTTCGCCGCCTATGCCGGCCATCTGGTGCGCGCCGAACGGACCGACGCCCTGGACCGCCTGGTCGTCACGGCGCGCGATGGATCCGAGCACATCGTCAGCTTCGACGAAGAGGCCTATGCGCTGAGTCTTGAGGGCGCGCTGGAATACGACACGACGGTTGTGCGCTTCGTCTACCAGTCCCCGACGACGCCCAGGCAGTGGTTCGACTATGATCTGGCGAGCCGGGCGCGGACCCTTCGCAAGACCCAGGAAATCCCATCGGGGCATGATCCGGACCGTTACGTGGCGCGTCGCTTGCAAGCGACGGCGGCCGACGGGGAGACCGTGCCGATCACCGTGCTGATGCTGAAGGACACGCCGCTCGACGGCTCGGCGCCGCTGATGGTCTATGGCTACGGCGCCTATGGCCACGCCATGGAGCCGAGCTTCTCGATCCGGAACCTGAGCCTGGTGGATCGGGGGTGGATCTGGGCGGTGGCTCATATCCGCGGCGGCTCGGACAAGGGCTGGGGCTGGTTCCTCGGCGGCCGGCGCGAGACCAAGCCCAACACCTTCACGGATTTCATCGCTTGCGCCGAGCATCTGTGCGCGGAAGGCTATGGAACCCCCGGACGGGTGGCGGCCTACGGCGGCTCGGCGGGCGGGATGCTGATGGGTGCGGTCGCCAATCTGCGGCCCGACCTCTGGGGCGCGGTGATCGCCGCCGTGCCCTTCGTCGATGTCCTGTCGACCATGAGCGACGCCGACTTGCCGCTGACGCCGCCGGAATGGCCTGAGTGGGGCAATCCCATCGAGGATCCTGCGGCCTACGACCTGATCGCCAGCTACAGCCCCTATGACCAGGTGGCGGCCAAGCCCTATCCGCCGATCCTGGCGACCGGCGGGCTGTCCGACCCGCGCGTCACCTATTGGGAGCCGGCCAAGTGGATCGCCCGGTTGCGGGCTGAAACGACGAGCGCGGCGCCGGTGATGCTGAAGCTGAACATGGACGCCGGCCACGGCGGCGCGTCAGGGCGGTTCGACTTCCTGAAGGAGATCGCCCTCGACTACGCCTTCGCCATCTGGGCGTTGGAGCGGGGATGGACCAAAGCGTGATCGTGCGGACGTCAACGCCTGCGGACGCCGACGCTATGGCGGCCATCTATGGCTGGCATGCGGTCCATGGGTTCGGCACCTTCGAAGAGGCCGCGCCAACCACAGCCGATATGGCGGCGCGGCGCGCGGCGATCGTCGCCAAGGGCCTGCCCCACTTCATTGCGGAAGATGACGGCGGTGTTCTCGGATTCGCCTACGCAGGACCGTTTCGCCCGCGCGCGGCCTACCGCTACACCGTGGAGGACAGTGTCTATGTGGCCCCGGACGCCGTCGGCCGCGGCGTCGGCCGGCTGCTTCTGGCGCAGGTGCTGAGGGCCTGCGAGAACCTGGGCGTACGTCAAGTGATGGCGGTGATCGGCGACAGCGGCAACGCCGCCTCGATCGGCCTGCATCGCTCCCTCGGGTTCGAGCCCGCCGGCGTCGGCCGCAACCTCGGCTTCAAGCACGGCCGATGGGTCGACATCGTCTGGATGCAGAAGGCGCTCAACGGCGGGGCGGAAACAGCGCCACAGGGACCGGGCGTGGATCTGAGCTGATACGAAAAAGGCGGGCGCCCTGCGGCGCCCGCCCTTCCGTTACGCTTGTACTAAACGAATTAGAACTTACGGACGTAGGACACGGCCCACACGTCGGCCTTGCCGCCGCCGTTGTTGAAGTCGTGGCGGGTGTAGTCGCCACGGATGCCGTTGACGCCGTCGAAGGCGTACTGGGCGCCGACGCCGTAGTTCCAGGACTCTTCGCTGTCGCTGACGCTGATCGCGCCGCTCTTGGCGCCGACCTTCGACGTGCCGTAGCCGACGCGGGCCAGCAGGTCGACGTTCGGCGCGACCGGCAGGAAGCCGACGCCATAACCGGCGAAGCTGTGCTTCAGCTTCGTCTTGACGGTGGTCGCGCCGACCGTCGTGCGGTCACCGTCGACGCCGAAGGCGGCTTCGGCTTCAACGCCGAAATAGGGGTGGACGCGCGCGCCCAGGCGGCCGGCGATTGCGCCGAAGTTGGCGTCGCTGCCACCGTCGACGAAGGCATAGCCCAGGTTACCGTACAGGCTGGGCTGAGAGATGCTCTGGGCGGCGGCGGGGACGGCGCAAAGCGCAACGAGAGAACCGGCGACGGCGGCGAGCATGGAGGTCTTCATGAATTTATCCCACTAACTGTGCTGCAGTTGTGCAGCGCGGCGTAAATGCGCCCACCGCTTAGGCATCTCAATAGCTGTAGCGCCGCAAAGACACGTACTGTGGCGATTTTGCCGCGGCGGCCGCGGGCAGCCCGAGAGCGCGGCAGAATGCGGTGGACGGTCAAATCGAAAATCGTCCTGGCAAGGACGTTTTCCGGCCACCGTGTCTTGAATCTTAACCCTAAGGCGACAGCGGGGGCTCATGCCAGCCTTCGTCACCG
This is a stretch of genomic DNA from Phenylobacterium immobile (ATCC 35973). It encodes these proteins:
- a CDS encoding globin domain-containing protein, translating into MANELSAESIQIVKATAPVLVQHGVAITTRMYERLFVDPEIKALFDEAAQTSGEQPKRLAAAIVAYAQNVDNLPALAGAVERMAARHVQTYVKPEHYPKVAEALLPAIRDVLGEAASDKVLEAWGEAYWFLADILIARERALYAEHPLS
- a CDS encoding DUF1491 family protein, whose translation is MLLSTDIWVGALIRRAEVSGAFAMVERKGDANAGSVLVKVLNRPRGTATLYAEATRMDGERFWMQPHASDQERELDDYIARAVSRDPDLWVVEIDDRQGRHFLTEPVEQTS
- a CDS encoding SDR family NAD(P)-dependent oxidoreductase, whose translation is MSDTEHRRWLITGCSTGFGRFLAEAALARGDQVLLTARKPEVLADLAAQYPDTARAIKLDVTNPDDVAAAVAAGDEAFGGIDVLINNAGFSVVGAIEELEPEEYRPLYETNLFGVLNMVRAFTPQMRARGSGVLGVVSSVGGQIASPGMAHYSATKSAVEMIHEGMQGELAPFGVRTLIIEPGLFRTAIIGSLWYPKNIMPEYDHASGAVRRRMDGAVGNEPGDPVKAAKLIIEQVYDDNAPLRLPLGIGAAQRIKDKAARVTANMEALEARADNTSFDKA
- a CDS encoding DUF6886 family protein, which gives rise to MRLLHFSDDGTIERFEPQPVKTPSERGPGREWLNGPLVWGIAEDYAAMYLFPRECPRILIWATAQTTEEDRHGLWGRSEARIIAHIEWEWFEALTTGRLWRYTLPVETFEDLSDAGMWVSRTAVEPRSVHLLKDLPGALADAGVELRVLPSLAPLKDLWDTSVHASGIRLRNARSWVA
- a CDS encoding glutaredoxin family protein, whose product is MTKPIRHAELYRMVYDTHTCPWGLRARDLLKRRGFQIDDHHLHNRDETEAFKAEHGVKTTPQIWIDGQRIGGHDDLRRFLGLKVHDPKAKTYTPVLVVFVVTALMALALSYGVFGQLLTVRTGEWFISLSMMALAMLKLRDIDSFSTMFLNYDLLAKRWIPYGRIYPFAELGAGMLMTAGVLTWLSAPIAIFIGGIGAVSVIKAVYVDKRELKCACVGGDSNVPLGFLSLTENLMMLAMAIWMLAMGSFGLGVAHI
- a CDS encoding DUF427 domain-containing protein, encoding MAEKPVGPVHAIRPDGKEIKLPYEGHPITLTPTEGRVVVTAGGKTIADSREAITLKEAEYPAVQYIPRKDVDMSLLTPTDNYSYCVFKGDCSYYSIPAGGEKSVNAVWSYEAAHGAVTEITGHVAFYPSRVDAITIG
- a CDS encoding SufE family protein, whose protein sequence is MSTINEALDEVASEFDLLGDWEAQYGYVIDLGRTLAPLSDAERIDANKVRGCASQVWLVTEPQADGTVVFRGDSDAHIVRGLVAVVLRLLSGRTPAEILAFDIKAAFERLGFSQSLSSQRTNGLASMVARIRRDAEALA
- a CDS encoding aldo/keto reductase produces the protein MEYRNLGNSDLRVSVVALGGNTFGPPRLDEAASIRTIHAAHDLGVNFVDTANGYGGGQSEIFVGKALADRRDKWVIATKFNLRNLGDANVGQYITDRCDESLKKLGVDHIDLYQLHQPSLKTPEHEILAALDRLVKAGKVREIGSSNHSAWHLAKSWYTARAMGVKSYITAQDHYNMLRRQIEAELVPFTKEFGLSIIPYFPLGGGFLTGKYTKGEAAPAGTRGAEGSGVVANNTNDRNFAIVDKLKPFAADRQRTTAELAVAWLLANPQVGSVITGVSNPEQVAMNVKAAGWVLSPEEKAELDTLAPREGDDSGNVVGAGRAAAAAAKPAPANA
- a CDS encoding MucR family transcriptional regulator, which translates into the protein MDDKSDVIEMTADIVSAYVGNNTVAAADLPNLIQSVHRALASVSAGVETAEVAPKEPAVPVRRSITADHLVCLEDGRKFKSLKRHLRTKYNMSPEEYRAKWGLPKDYPMVAPNYAKARSDLAKQMGLGQGGRQAPRKARK
- a CDS encoding MerR family transcriptional regulator codes for the protein MTTIAGLARAGGVGVETVRYYQRRGLLPTPERPAGGSRDGGARRYDGEAVRRLRFIRSAQAAGFTLEQIAELLALDAGSDHARAQALARERIAALDARIAELETARSSLRRLADACSAGDHGPCPILASFEAQGAI
- a CDS encoding ATP-dependent DNA ligase, yielding MPSLADLPVPLDLAPMEAKRIAALPADPGWWFEPKWDGFRCLAYRAGGEVELKAKSGKSLTRFFPEVAARLAQTAPQRFVLDGELVIPVEGRLAFDALQMRLHPAQSRIDKLSIETPADLILFDCLLGPRGAPLLAAPLQSRRAALEDLVDALDLPEHLRLSPSAADIVQARRWLEGSGAETDGVVAKRCDGVYAPGERAMLKIKRLRTADCVVGGFRYLKDQQLVGSLLLGLYDAEGRLNHVGFTSMISDAERPDLTRQLEAVTGGPGFTGDMPGGPSRWRDERSAQWTALKPELVVEVLFDQVTAGRFRHGTRLVRWRPDKAPAQCREDQIAP